CATTCAACCCATGGAAATAGGTATCAATCTTCTTGCGGCTTGGGAAGATGGTGTTGTGTTTACTAGTGATACACTAAGGGTTGATGAGGAAGAATATTTGAGAATGTTGAACTTGGCCTACAATCACGCAGTTAATCTTTCCGTGAACATAAGCTATCCTACAAAAGAAACAATTGAATTACTGCTCATGAAGGCCTTTATTGATTCGAAAACGCTCGGTTTGGAATGTAACATAATAGATAAAGGTATAATTGAGGATATAATCAAGAAGGCCGAGATTCAGGCTCAAAGCCTTAAGAAAAAAATAGGATTCAATGGTTAGGAGGTGTAGATATGGAATACATATACTCAGCAATGTTGCTACACTCAGCCGGCCAACCTGTGAATGAGACAAACATAAAGAAAGTAATGGAAGCAGCAGGAATAAAACCAGAAGAGGCAAAGATAAAGGCACTAGTATCCGCACTAGAAGGAGTGAATATAAGCGAGGTAATAAGCAAAGCAGCTATGCCAGTTGCGGTCGCTTCTACATCTGCTGCTCCT
The sequence above is a segment of the Candidatus Aenigmatarchaeota archaeon genome. Coding sequences within it:
- the rpl12p gene encoding 50S ribosomal protein P1 → MEYIYSAMLLHSAGQPVNETNIKKVMEAAGIKPEEAKIKALVSALEGVNISEVISKAAMPVAVASTSAAPSGGEAPKKEEKQETEEDHEKKVQEAVGGLASLFG